A genomic region of Gimesia chilikensis contains the following coding sequences:
- a CDS encoding sulfatase, whose translation MHISGRRPRLLVLALLLLLCPVVSPSLFAADKPNVLFIAADDLRCDLACYGHPLVQTPNLDRLASRGVLFKQAYCQQALCNPSRASLMTGRRPDSLEIWNLPKHFREADPNIVALPQLFKQNGYFTQNIGKVYHNWRQKIEGDPASWSVPAVLHYARHDDDQPQLNNNRELPMNLATAPRTERRDVPDSAYFDGRIGDLAVKALKGFEQKQQPFFLAVGFWKPHLPFNPPKKYWDLYKESPVKPASNSKPPQNVPQIALHDSRELMRAAKGELTREQIIEIRSGYLAGISFLDAQVGKMLDELDRSGLSDNTIIVFWSDHGFHLGEHGLWCKTSNFENDARVPLLISVPHMKTAGESSDALVELLDMYPTLVELCHLPATEKLEGKSLVPVLEDPTKTVKPAAYTQHPRPAYYKKQPENMGVSVRTPRYRYTEWREFKSGKVIARELYDHDSDPEENTNIIDHPSDQGEFEKAVQLLEKQFPRKPGGKD comes from the coding sequence ATGCATATTTCAGGCAGACGCCCTCGACTGCTGGTGCTCGCGCTGTTGCTGCTCCTCTGCCCTGTTGTCTCCCCCTCGCTGTTCGCCGCCGACAAACCGAACGTGCTGTTCATTGCCGCTGACGACCTGCGGTGCGACCTGGCCTGCTACGGTCATCCGCTGGTGCAGACGCCGAACCTCGACAGGCTGGCGTCGCGAGGTGTGTTGTTCAAACAGGCGTACTGCCAGCAGGCGTTGTGCAATCCTTCGCGAGCGTCCCTGATGACGGGCCGCCGACCTGACAGCCTGGAGATCTGGAATCTGCCGAAACACTTTCGCGAAGCCGATCCGAATATCGTCGCCCTGCCTCAGCTGTTTAAACAGAACGGCTATTTCACGCAGAACATCGGCAAGGTGTATCATAACTGGCGACAGAAAATCGAAGGCGACCCCGCTTCCTGGAGTGTGCCCGCGGTTTTGCATTACGCGCGTCACGATGACGATCAGCCGCAGCTCAATAATAACCGGGAGCTGCCGATGAACCTCGCAACCGCACCGCGGACCGAGCGACGCGACGTCCCCGACTCGGCGTACTTCGACGGACGGATTGGTGACCTCGCGGTGAAAGCACTGAAAGGGTTCGAACAGAAACAGCAGCCGTTCTTTCTGGCGGTCGGGTTCTGGAAACCGCATCTGCCTTTCAATCCTCCCAAAAAATACTGGGACCTCTACAAAGAGAGTCCCGTGAAACCGGCCAGCAATTCCAAGCCTCCTCAAAACGTTCCCCAGATCGCTTTACACGACAGCCGCGAACTGATGCGGGCCGCGAAAGGGGAACTGACGCGGGAGCAGATCATCGAGATCCGATCCGGTTACCTGGCGGGAATCAGTTTTCTCGACGCGCAGGTGGGTAAGATGCTGGATGAACTGGATCGTTCGGGGTTGAGTGACAATACGATTATCGTTTTCTGGTCCGATCATGGTTTTCACCTGGGCGAACACGGCCTGTGGTGTAAGACTTCGAACTTTGAAAACGATGCGCGTGTGCCGCTGCTGATTTCGGTGCCCCACATGAAGACGGCGGGCGAGTCTTCCGATGCCCTGGTGGAACTGCTCGACATGTATCCCACGCTGGTCGAGCTCTGTCACCTGCCTGCTACCGAGAAGCTGGAAGGCAAGAGCCTGGTGCCCGTCCTGGAAGACCCCACAAAGACCGTGAAGCCGGCTGCTTACACGCAGCACCCACGGCCCGCGTATTACAAAAAGCAGCCCGAGAACATGGGTGTTTCGGTGCGTACGCCCCGCTATCGTTACACCGAATGGCGCGAGTTCAAATCGGGAAAAGTGATCGCACGAGAACTGTATGATCACGACAGCGATCCGGAAGAGAACACGAACATCATCGATCACCCGTCGGATCAGGGGGAGTTTGAAAAAGCGGTGCAGTTGCTGGAGAAACAGTTCCCGCGGAAACCGGGTGGGAAGGATTGA